One window from the genome of Nicotiana tomentosiformis chromosome 5, ASM39032v3, whole genome shotgun sequence encodes:
- the LOC104118483 gene encoding actin-depolymerizing factor 7-like isoform X1 has protein sequence MGMQANAASGMVVHDDCKLKFLELKSKRDYRYIVFKIESQQVVVEKLGGPEESYEDFTNSLPADECCYIVFDFDSITTENCQKSKIFFIAWSPDTSKVRMKMVYASSKDKFKRELDGIQVELQATDPSEMSLEIIKSRAL, from the exons ATGGGTATGCAGGCGAATGCTGCTTCTGGGATGGTTGTGCATGATGACTGTAAGTTAAAGTTTTTGGAATTAAAATCAAAGAGAGACTACAGATACATAGTTTTCAAAATTGAGTCTCAACAAGTGGTAGTGGAGAAGCTTGGGGGCCCTGAAGAAAGCTATGAAGATTTCACTAACTCTCTGCCCGCAGATGAGTGCTGCTATATTGTCTTTGATTTTGACTCCATAACTACTGAAAATTGCCAGAAAAGCAAGATTTTCTTTATCGCTTG GTCTCCTGACACATCAAAGGTGAGGATGAAGATGGTATACGCGAGCTCAAAGGACAAATTCAAGAGAGAATTAGATGGAATTCAAGTTGAATTGCAAGCAACGGATCCTAGCGAAATGAGTCTTGAAATTATAAAGTCGCGAGCACTTTGA
- the LOC104118483 gene encoding actin-depolymerizing factor 7-like isoform X2 has product MVVHDDCKLKFLELKSKRDYRYIVFKIESQQVVVEKLGGPEESYEDFTNSLPADECCYIVFDFDSITTENCQKSKIFFIAWSPDTSKVRMKMVYASSKDKFKRELDGIQVELQATDPSEMSLEIIKSRAL; this is encoded by the exons ATGGTTGTGCATGATGACTGTAAGTTAAAGTTTTTGGAATTAAAATCAAAGAGAGACTACAGATACATAGTTTTCAAAATTGAGTCTCAACAAGTGGTAGTGGAGAAGCTTGGGGGCCCTGAAGAAAGCTATGAAGATTTCACTAACTCTCTGCCCGCAGATGAGTGCTGCTATATTGTCTTTGATTTTGACTCCATAACTACTGAAAATTGCCAGAAAAGCAAGATTTTCTTTATCGCTTG GTCTCCTGACACATCAAAGGTGAGGATGAAGATGGTATACGCGAGCTCAAAGGACAAATTCAAGAGAGAATTAGATGGAATTCAAGTTGAATTGCAAGCAACGGATCCTAGCGAAATGAGTCTTGAAATTATAAAGTCGCGAGCACTTTGA
- the LOC104118458 gene encoding uncharacterized protein isoform X2, which translates to MVSPHGIKLAVYLISSYFGDLNAKVCECLLQRGTQSLAQIVRFTELSRENVRNCLLVLIHHNCVQAFAVQQEGAFGEAPKVITNYMALFDNIIHKLRFPKFLEIVSEVLGEKVGKEVGKEVGKECEEIFEGLLQHGRLSLNQIIDRFKQTSNQGDSSAEAARDNFNKLVNARFVERCPAPEPFLGPSAEEETAAKKQGAKSAKIVKQTIEQRALAAAAPMESMRFLVETDTWNEASVETTDKKTTVVTLGTKRKQDNLESNTELLATDENKVLWRANFEEFIRRLRHKACVANVKVRVNNDAAIVLAATLELSRHSETKVRIDNSVPQSINAIYDEVIKRDGGLGMDLERIRASLVELGCETPLMAIDETYSVDLKNVIEQARIEEVESIVLKRYGREAYRMFRLLSKADRLLETDKISDTTFVEKKDAVKILFKLWKDDYLEMKDIICQEGQKYKLK; encoded by the exons ATGGTGTCGCCGCACGGCATCAAACTCGCTGTTTATCTCATCTCTTCTTACTTCGGCGATCTTAATGCT AAAGTTTGCGAGTGTCTGTTGCAAAGAGGAACTCAATCATTAGCACAAATTGTACGTTTCACAGAGCTTAGCAGAGAGAATGTTAGGAActgtttacttgttcttattcaTCACAATTGTGTTCAAGCCTTTGCAGTTCAACAAGAAG GTGCATTTGGGGAGGCACCAAAAGTTATTACAAACTACATGGCATTATTTGACAACATAATACATAAATTGAGGTTCCCTAAGTTTTTAGAGATTGTGTCCGAGGTACTCGGAGAAAAAGTCGGAAAAGAAGTCGGAAAAGAAGTTGGAAAAGAA TGTGAAGAGATTTTTGAAGGGTTGCTTCAACATGGTAGGCTTTCACTCAACCAAATTATAGATAGATTCAAGCAGACATCAAATCAAG GAGATTCTAGCGCTGAAGCTGCACGAGATAACTTCAACAAGCTAGTTAACGCTCGATTCGTGGAACGTTGTCCTGCCCCTGAACCATTTCTTGGTCCATCAGCTGAAGAAGAAACTGCTGCAAAGAAACAAGGTGCTAAATCTGCCAAG ATTGTAAAACAAACCATTGAACAACGAGCCTTGGCAGCAGCAGCTCCAATGGAATCCATGAGATTCTTAGTTGAAACAGACACCTGGAACGAGGCTTCTGTGGAAACAACTGACAAAAAGACTACGGTTGTGACACTTGGCACAAAG CGGAAGCAAGATAATTTAGAGTCAAACACAGAACTGCTGGCTACAGATGAAAACAAAGTACTCTGGCGTGCCAATTTTGAAGAGTTTATTCGCCGCTTAAGGCACAAG GCTTGCGTTGCAAATGTGAAAGTACGTGTCAATAATGATGCTGCCATTGTGCTTGCTGCGACCCTGGAGCTGAGTAGACATTCTGAGACTAAAGTGAGAATCGATAACTCAG TTCCTCAGTCCATAAATGCTATTTATGATGAGGTGATAAAGAGGGATGGTGGTCTTGGTATGGATTTGGAGCGTATCAGAGCTTCCCTTGTTGAATTAGGATGTGAAACCCCATTGATGGCAATAGATGAAACTTATAGTGTAG ATTTGAAGAACGTTATTGAACAAGCTCGCATTGAAGAG GTGGAATCCATTGTATTAAAAAGGTATGGAAGGGAGGCCTACAGGATGTTCAGATTACTGTCAAAAGCTGATCGTCTTCTTGAAACTGATAAG